A single window of Pyrus communis chromosome 10, drPyrComm1.1, whole genome shotgun sequence DNA harbors:
- the LOC137747050 gene encoding LOW QUALITY PROTEIN: uncharacterized protein (The sequence of the model RefSeq protein was modified relative to this genomic sequence to represent the inferred CDS: inserted 1 base in 1 codon; deleted 1 base in 1 codon) produces the protein MDDSCAVCADTLEWVAYGACGHREVCSTCVVRLRFICNDRRCCICKTESDVIFITKALGDYTRMINDFSVLPTDVREGRVGPYWYHEDTHAFFDDVDHYKMIKAMCKLSCSECDKMDEQSNDGPKRRGKIRNLDHLKNHLFHQHRLWMCSLCLEGRKVFICEQKLYTRAQLRRHINTGDSEVDGSESERGGFMGHPMCEFCRTPFYGDNELYSHMTTDHYTCHICQRQNPGQYEYYKNYDDLEMHFRQGHFLCEDESCLSKKFVVFQSEAEMKRHNTLEHGGSMSRSKRNAALQIPTSFRYQRSSEHDHRRGRGGRGGRVLAFHRDSSENQLSMAVQASLETAHADRTYEDPSSSRLQVPPDIGDTGDIDPIADSFESLSATDIETSSRYRQAVGPISRNGRLEESSFPPLSMAAGNSSDPKQDSDSLPSNTMAAHLRRQNNHKVAVNSSGMAWPAAKRGPVAVNGSGQAWPAATRGPVAVNSSGQAWPAATRGPVVQPTNSAQASPATSVSSRVSGKSNMASGNGPRPSSYASSTQAQVETRQNAFGNGSRPSSYASSAAHVEQTTIPGLLSSGSSRDSSNTKSGRISHSTSAPNLVENGSVQPSNSDFPPVSAVQVRKLPSTTHPILKVEDVQTANKSLVEKIRAGLEFDEEKYTIFKDISGQYRQGLVDTGIYLDFVRQFGLLHLVLDLARLCPDSQKQKELIDAYNTGTRNGWSQDSPKLKDGNNSKKGKGKISESENSNSKNMLADSIISSVRELQSNNRPTEEVVEVLTKDGYRAAKGKSNLLVNGHQEELNSRSQPLVQPRGQKDSTPAARPNLVDGGGGSKQRKKTSKFDRVRLGDAAALLDSRNSDSQSDAGDEGLDGLEDXPVKGVWRKGTQKLFS, from the exons ATGGACGACAGCTGTGCGGTGTGTGCCGATACTCTGGAATGGGTTGCCTACGGTGCCTGTGGACATCGCGAAGTCTGCTCCACCTGCGTCGTTCGTCTCCGCTTCATCTGCAACGATCGCCGATGCTGCATCTGCAAGACCGAGTCCGACGTCATTTTTATCACCAAG GCTTTAGGAGATTACACAAGGATGATTAATGACTTCTCAGTCTTGCCGACTGATGTAAGGGAGGGTCGCGTGGGACCATATTGGTACCACGAAGATACTCATGCATTTTTCGATGATGTGGACCACTACAAGATGATCAAGGCAATGTGCAAGCTTTCATGCAGCGAATGTGACAAGATGGATGAGCAATCAAATGATGGCCCAAAGCGTCGCGGGAAGATTCGGAACCTTGATCATCTGAAGAATCATTTATTCCACCAACATAGGTTGTGGATGTGCTCTTTATGTTTGGAAGGGAGGAAG GTGTTTATATGTGAACAAAAACTATATACTAGAGCTCAATTGAGGCGGCATATAAATACAGGTGACTCTGAAGTGGATGGAAGTGAGAGTGAAAGAGGTGGCTTCATGGGACATCCTATGTGTGAGTTTTGCAGAACCCCATTTTATGGGGATAATGAGCTGTACTCCCACATGACTACTGATCACTATACTTGTCATATATGCCAAAG GCAGAATCCTGGACAATATGAATATTATAAGAATTATGATGACCTGGAG ATGCACTTCCGCCAAGGTCATTTTCTATGTGAAGATGAGTCCTGCCTCAGCAAAAAGTTTGTTGTCTTCCAATCTGAGGCAGAAATGAAG aGGCATAATACACTTGAACATGGAGGGAGCATGTCTCGTTCCAAGCGTAATGCTGCTCTGCAG ATACCAACCAGCTTCAGATATCAACGAAGTAGTGAACATGATCATCGACGTGGAAGAGGCGGAAGAGGTGGAAGAGTTCTGGCATTTCATCGCGATTCTTCTGAAAATCAACTTTCTATGGCTGTTCAAGCAAGTTTGGAGACTGCTCATGCTGATAGAACATACGAAGATCCTTCATCCTCCAGACTGCAAGTTCCTCCAGATATTGGGGATACAGGCGATATTGATCCGATCGCTGATTCATTTGAATCATTAAGTGCAACAGATATTGAAACATCTTCAAGGTACCGTCAAGCCGTGGGGCCTATTTCTAGGAATGGGCGTTTGGAAGAATCTTCCTTTCCTCCCCTCTCAATGGCAGCTGGCAACAGTTCAGACCCCAAACAAGACTCAGATAGTCTGCCTAGCAACACAATGGCTGCGCATCTCCGCCGGCAAAACAACCACAAGGTAGCTGTTAATAGCTCTGGAATGGCTTGGCCAGCAGCAAAACGTGGGCCTGTGGCCGTTAATGGTTCTGGTCAGGCTTGGCCAGCAGCAACACGTGGGCCTGTGGCTGTTAATAGTTCTGGACAGGCTTGGCCAGCAGCAACTCGGGGGCCTGTAGTACAACCTACTAATTCAGCTCAGGCTTCACCTGCGACAAGTGTTTCATCTCGTGTTTCAGGTAAGAGCAATATGGCCTCTGGTAATGGACCCAGACCATCCAGTTATGCCAGTTCCACTCAGGCTCAAGTTGAGACTAGACAGAATGCCTTTGGTAATGGATCGAGACCATCTAGTTATGCAAGTTCTGCAGCTCATGTTGAACAGACAACAATACCTGGATTGTTATCATCAGGTTCTTCAAGGGATTCAAGCAACACCAAATCTGGTAGGATCAGCCACTCTACGTCAGCTCCTAATTTGGTCGAAAATGGATCTGTTCAACCCTCCAATTCTGATTTTCCGCCTGTTTCTGCAGTACAAGTGCGTAAGTTGCCTTCAACTACCCATCCTATATTGAAAGTGGAGGATGTTCAAACTGCTAACAAGTCCTTAGTGGAAAAGATTCGTGCCGGTCTTGAATTTGACGAAGAAAAATACACTATTTTTAAAGACATATCTGGACAGTATCGCCAGGGTTTAGTTGACACAGGAATATATTTAGATTTTGTGCGGCAGTTTGGCTTGCTTCATCTTGTCCTTGATTTGGCTAGACTCTGCCCTGATTCTCAGAAGCAGAAGGAGCTTATCGATGCCTACAATACTGGTACCCGCAACGGATGGTCTCAGGACAGTCCTAAATTGAAAGATGGTAATAATTCTAAGAAAGGTAAAGGGAAGATTTCAGAGTCTGAAAACAGTAATTCTAAGAACATGCTAGCAGATAGCATTATTAGCTCTGTACGGGAACTTCAATCAAACAACAGGCCTACGGAAGAAGTGGTGGAGGTGTTGACAAAGGATGGGTACCGTGCTgccaaaggaaaatcaaatctGTTAGTGAATGGGCACCAGGAGGAGTTGAATTCTCGCAGTCAACCTCTAGTGCAACCAAGGGGCCAAAAGGATTCCACGCCAGCTGCTAGGCCAAATTTAGTGGATGGTGGTGGAGGGAGCAAGCAGCGGAAGAAAACCTCCAAATTTGAT AGAGTCCGCTTGGGTGATGCTGCAGCACTTTTAGATAGCAGAAATTCTGATTCTCAATCAGATGCCGGTGATGAAGGATTAGATGGGCTGGAGG TGCCTGTCAAAGGTGTTTGGCGAAAAGGAACTCAAAAACTCTTTAGTTAG
- the LOC137747292 gene encoding retinoblastoma-related protein-like: MSPPAMVKMEDTKPEVSASNNSNSESSDSGPVQDRFTDLCKNVLSLDKNSYTQAAKLFKETKHLLISNASAIGNGTPEEAERIWFAFVLYSVKTLSNKNSDNSQKSSDDNGFSLFQILRATKLNIVDFFKELPQFVIKAGSILSNIYGVDWENKLEAKELQANFVYLSLLSKYYKRAYRELFLTSDTNANKQSAVAGGTGYVSEYHRFGWLLFLALRVHVFSRFKDLVTCTNGLVAILGILIIHVPVRFRKFSIHDSTRFARKGNKGVDLLASLCNTYYTSDDELRITMEMANGLIADILKKKPVSASDCKTENLENMDPDGLTYFEGLMEEPSLSSSLDILEKNYDDAIRNKGEVDERVFINEDDSLLGSGSFSGGSMSVAGVKRKFDSIASPTKTIISPLSPHRSPASHVNGGANSKMVATPVSTAMTTAKWLRTFISPLPSKPSAELEGFLASCDRDVTTDVIRRAQIILEAIFLDSALGERCITGSLQGANLMDNIWQEQRRLEALKLYYRVLEAMCRAEAQVLHATNLTSLLTNERFHRCMLACSAELVLATHKTVTMLFPAVLERTGITAFDLSKVIESFIRHEESLPRELRRHLNSLEERLLESMVWEKGSSMYNSLTVARPALSAEINRLGLLAEPMPSLDAIAMNINFPCGGLPPVPSLQKHETSLGQNGDIRSPKRSCTDYRSILLERNSFTSPVKDRLLALSNLKSKLPPPPLQSAFASPTRPNPGGGGETCAETGISIFFSKINKLAAVRINGMVERMQLSQIRENVYRLFQQILVQRTSLFFNRHIDQIILCCFYGVSKISQLNLTFREIIYNYRKQPQCKPEVFRGVFVEWPSPRRNGRPAQEHVDIITFYNEIFIPSVKTLLVELGPAVTATTRANVVPEVNNNNDAPCPGSPKVSTFPSLPDMSPKKVSAVHNVYVSPLRSSKMDALISHSSKSYYACVGESTHAYQSPSKDLTAINNRLNGTRKLRGTLNFDNVDVGLVSDSMVASSLYLQNGSCASSPGAPVKTEQPDS; the protein is encoded by the exons ATGAGTCCACCTGCTATGGTGAAGATGGAAGATACTAAGCCTGAAGTTTCAGCTTCCAACAATTCAAATTCCGAGAGCAGCGATTCAGGGCCCGTCCAAGATCGATTTACTGATTTGTGCAAG AATGTATTGTCGTTGGACAAGAACTCTTACACACAAGCTGCGAAACTGTTCAAAGAAACCAAACATCTGTTAATATCAAATGCGTCAGCTATTGGCAACGGAACA CCTGAAGAAGCAGAACGGATCTGGTTTGCCTTTGTTTTGTACTCTGTGAAAACATTGAGCAACAAGAATTCGGATAATTCTCAGAAGAGCTCCGATGATAATGGATTTTCTCTCTTCCAAATTTTGAGAGCTACGAAGCTGAA CATTGTAGATTTTTTCAAGGAGCTTCCTCAGTTTGTTATTAAGGCTGGTTCAATTTTGAGTAATATTTATGGCGTAGATTGGGAAAACAAACTTGAG GCAAAAGAGCTGCAGGCAAATTTTGTGTACTTGAGCCTGTTAAGCAA GTACTACAAACGTGCGTATCGGGAGTTATTCTTGACAAGTGATACAAATGCCAATAAGCAGTCAGCTGTTGCCGGTGGAACTGGTTATGTGTCAGAGTATCATCGTTTTGGATGGTTGCTGTTTTTGGCCCTTCGTGTACACGTATTCAGCCGGTTTAAAGACCTGGTGACTTGCACAAACGGCTTGGTTGCAATTTTG GGAATTTTAATAATTCACGTCCCTGTTCGCTTCAGAAAGTTCAGCATCCATGATTCAACACGCTTTG CAAGGAAAGGCAACAAAGGTGTGGACCTGCTTGCAAGTCTTTGCAACACTTATTACACCTCAGACGATGAGTTGAGAATAACAATGGAAATGGCTAATGGTTTAATAGCAGATATTTTGAAGAAGAAGCCCGTTTCGGCGTCTGATTGTAAAACTGAAAATCTAGAGAATATGGATCCAG ATGGTTTGACGTACTTTGAAGGTCTCATGGAGGAACCATCTTTGTCGTCCAGTTTAGATATTCTAGAAAAAAATTACGATGATGCAATTCGGAATAAGGGTGAAGTTGATGAGAGAGTCTTCATCAACGAGGACGATAGCTTACTTGGTTCAGGGAGCTTTTCAGGAGGATCCATGAGTGTAGCTGGTGTGAAG AGGAAATTTGATTCCATAGCTTCCCCAACAAAGACAATTATAAGTCCACTCTCTCCCCATCGCTCTCCTGCATCTCATGTGAATGGTGGTGCTAATTCAAAGATGGTGGCTACACCTGTGAGCACTGCAATGACAACTGCAAAGTGGCTTCGGACCTTTATTTCTCCGCTTCCGTCAAAACCCTCAGCTGAGCTCGAGGGGTTCCTGGCATCGTGTGATAGGGATGTTACTACTGATGTGATACGCAGGGCACAAATTATATTGGAGGCCATATTTCTAGATAGTGCCCTGGGAGAGCGATGCATAACTGGTAGCCTGCAAGGTGCAAACCTCATGGACAACATCTGGCAGGAGCAACGAAGATTGGAAGCACTCAAACTTTATTATAGAGTTTTGGAAGCAATGTGTAGGGCAGAGGCTCAAGTACTGCATGCAACTAATTTGACCTCCTTATTAACCAATGAGAGGTTTCACAGATGCATGTTAGCCTGCTCTGCAGAGTTAGTCCTGGCAACACATAAGACTGTCACAATGTTGTTTCCAGCAGTATTAGAGAGGACCGGTATTACCGCTTTTGATCTTAGCAAGGTGATAGAGAGTTTCATTAGACATGAGGAATCTCTCCCAAGAGAATTAAGAAGACATCTGAATTCATTGGAAGAACGACTTTTGGAAAGCATGGTATGGGAGAAGGGTTCCTCGATGTATAATTCTTTAACTGTTGCAAGACCTGCTCTCTCAGCAGAAATAAATCGTCTCGGGTTATTAGCAGAGCCCATGCCATCTTTGGATGCAATTGCCATGAATATTAACTTCCCTTGTGGAGGGTTGCCTCCAGTACCTTCTTTACAGAAGCATGAGACTTCACTAG GTCAGAATGGGGATATCAGGTCTCCAAAGAGATCCTGCACAGACTATAGGAGTATATTGCTGGAGCGGAATTCCTTTACATCTCCTGTGAAGGATCGTCTTCTGGCCTTAAGTAACCTTAAGTCAAAGCTGCCACCACCTCCTTTACAATCTGCATTTGCCAG TCCAACACGACCAAATCCAGGAGGTGGAGGGGAAACATGTGCAGAAACTGGAATCAGTATTTTCTTTAGCAAG ATAAACAAGCTGGCGGCAGTCAGAATCAATGGTATGGTTGAAAGAATGCAACTGTCTCAGATAAGAGAGAATGTTTATCGTCTCTTTCAACAAATACTAGTTCAGCGGACATCTCTCTTTTTCAACCGCCATATTGATCAGATTATCCTTTGTTGTTTTTATGGAGTTTCAAAG ATTTCTCAACTAAATCTGACATTTAGGGAAATCATATACAACTACAGAAAGCAACCACAATGTAAACCGGAAGTTTTTCGAGGCGTGTTTGTTGAGTGGCCTTCACCACGCCGTAATGGG AGACCCGCACAGGAACACGTGGATATCATAACATTTTACAATGAAATATTCATACCTTCTGTGAAGACCCTGCTAGTTGAGCTCGGACCTGCTGTTACAGCAACTACAAGAGCTAACGTGGTTCCTGAAGTTAACAACAATAATGATG CTCCATGCCCTGGATCACCTAAAGTATCTACTTTTCCTAGTCTTCCTGATATGTCTCCAAAGAAAGTTTCTGCAGTGCACAATGTTTACGTCTCTCCATTGCGATCATCTAAG ATGGATGCTTTGATATCACATAGCTCAAAAAGCTATTATGCTTGTGTTGGGGAGAGTACTCATGCTTATCAGAGCCCTTCGAAAGATCTCACTGCCATCAACAACCGCTTGAACGG TACCCGAAAGCTCAGAGGCACTCTCAACTTCGACAACGTTGATGTAGGCTTGGTCAGTGATTCTATGGTGGCCAGCAGCCTGTACCTTCAAAATGGGAGTTGTGCATCCTCACCCGGTGCCCCAGTGAAAACTGAGCAACCTGACTCATAA
- the LOC137748525 gene encoding nodulin homeobox, with protein MRHAKEEASCSATQVIDLVSAVKELHGINSQELNKLPRDSESFTVQYVTEKGSISKKIDVEKLAGFLPLHLIAVLMSSDRDEALFKYLSCGIRLLHSLCDLAPRHAKLEQVLLDDVKVSEQLLDLVFYILIVFGGYEQKNHNFGMAPLMQSALVACSLHLLTVCISSQWQDLVQVLLAHPKVDVFMDAAFGAVCVSMKFLKIKLSAQQDDFCTKSSLTSEQIVHFLCQQCEASLQFLQLLCQQKLFRERLLRNKELCGKGGVLFLAQAILKLNAVPQFATSARVVAAVSRLKAKILSMLLSLSEAESMSYLDEVSSSPASLDLAKSVVLEVLEVMKTAFGKDPRSFAAFPDRSYPVGLLQLNAMRLADIFSDDSNFRSYMTHYFTKVITAIFLLPHGDFVSCWCSSELPLKEEDGSIEYDSFATAGWVLDVSSSVDQLNATSLEFPVTPSIVTQASYSHQRTALFVKIIANLHCFIPTVCEEQERNHFVNKFLEYLQMDLLNTLPGFSLASDTPKAATVCRNLRSLLSHAESLIPNFLNEEDVQLLRVFSKQLQSLITSAEFEETRVQAKKHEESMYRDKFAKLNISDHQEAQSTGGCSPPLLSKQPSNLNNRSANLEEMSENSDFQDADQVDVKEDKGLSGNASGRFRVYEREAHNVETSGSDTSSTRGKNAVDQMENSEFPKSSAHVKESGYGGTPDDEKVETLPSEEKQRRKRKRTIMNDMQVELVERALLDEPDMQRNAASVQSWAEKLSFHGSEVTCAQLKNWLNNRKARLARTAKDVRATPEADNALPERQAGRGQRSNVSPDSPGGDASTQQNARRDPQIMLRPGIGEVAENNVVETVGSSADFAQCKQGDSVVLVGANREQIGIGKVFQVRGQWYGRNLEELRAYVVDVKDLKARRSTRLPHPSMATGVSFEEAETKIGVMRVLWDSNMTFLYRPQ; from the exons ATGAGACATGCTAAGGAAGAAGCGTCATGTAGTGCTACACAA GTTATTGACTTAGTTTCAGCAGTGAAGGAGTTACATGGGATTAACTCTCAGGAACTTAATAAATTACCGAGGGACTCTGAAAGTTTTACTGTTCAGTATGTTACTGAAAAAGGATCAATTTCAAAAAAG ATTGATGTGGAAAAACTTGCGGGCTTTCTTCCGCTGCACCTTATTGCAGTGCTTATGTCATCTGACAGAGATGAAGCTCTGTTCAAATACCTATCATGCGGTATCAGGCTTTTGCACTCCTTGTGTGATCTAGCACCTCGACATGCCAAACTTGAACAG GTTCTGCTGGATGATGTAAAAGTGTCAGAGCAGCTGCTTGACCTGGTGTTTTATATACTAATTGTTTTTGGTGGTTATGAACAG aaaaatcataattttggtATGGCACCCCTGATGCAATCTGCACTGGTTGCATGCAGTCTACATTTACTAACCGTTTGTATATCTTCGCAATGGCAAGATCTTGTTCAAGTATTGCTTGCACATCCTAAG GTTGATGTGTTTATGGATGCAGCTTTTGGAGCAGTTTGTGTTTCCATGAAGTTTCTTAAGATCAAGTTGTCAGCTCAACAGGATGATTTCTGTACAAAATCAAGTTTGACTAGTGAGCAAATAGTTCACTTTCTGTGCCAGCAATGCGAAGCCTCTTTACAGTTTCTTCAATTGCTGTGCCAACAAAAGTTGTTTCGGGAACGATTACTCAGGAATAAG GAACTATGTGGAAAAGGCGGTGTTCTGTTTCTGGCTCAAGCCATCTTGAAGCTAAATGCCGTGCCTCAGTTTGCGACATCTGCAAGAGTTGTGGCTGCTGTATCTAGGCTCAAGGCTAAAATACTTTCAATG CTATTGAGCCTTAGTGAAGCAGAAAGTATGTCTTACCTGGATGAAGTTTCCAGCTCGCCAGCAAGCTTGGATTTGGCAAAGTCTGTTGTATTGGAG GTTCTTGAGGTAATGAAGACTGCTTTTGGAAAAGACCCCAGATCTTTTGCTGCATTTCCTGATAGAAGTTACCCGGTGGGGCTTTTGCAACTCAATGCAATGCGCCTAGCCGATATATTTTCCGATGATTCAAATTTCCGATCCTACATGACACATTACTTT ACTAAAGTGATCACTGCAATATTTTTGCTCCCACATGGAGATTTTGTATCCTGTTGGTGTTCTTCTGAACTCCCTTTAAAGGAAGAAGATGGCAGTATTGAGTATGACTCATTTGCAACAGCTGGATGGGTTTTGGATGTATCCTCATCAGTTGACCAACTAAATGCAACAAGTTTAGAATTTCCTGTTACTCCCAGTATTGTGACTCAGGCTTCTTATTCACATCAGAGAACAGCCTTATTTGTGAAAATAATTGCAAATCTCCATTGTTTCATTCCCACCGTCTGTGAAG AACAGGAGAGGAACCACTTTGTTAACAAATTTCTGGAGTACTTGCAAATGGATTTATTGAACACATTGCCCGGATTTTCCCTTGCTTCTGATACTCCTAAAGCTGCAACTGTTTGCAGAAATCTAC GTTCGTTGCTAAGTCATGCCGAATCATTAATTCCCAATTTTTTGAATGAGGAGGACGTACAGCTCCTAAG GGTTTTCTCTAAGCAATTACAATCGTTAATCACTTCGGCTGAATTTGAAGAAACCCGAGTTCAG GCAAAGAAACACGAGGAGTCAATGTATAGAGATAAATTCGCTAAACTCAACATCAGTGATCATCAG GAGGCTCAGAGTACTGGAGGATGCTCGCCGCCATTATTGAGTAAACAACCTTCTAATCTTAATAACAGAAGTGCTAACCTTGAGGAAATGTCTGAGAATTCTGATTTTCAAGATGCGGACCAAGTTGATGTCAAGGAAGACAAAGGTTTATCCGGGAATGCATCTGGACGTTTTAGGGTGTATGAAAGAGAAGCTCATAATGTTGAAACGAGTGGTTCAGACACAAGCTCAACAAGAGGAAAAAATGCTGTTGATCAGATGGAAAACAGTGAATTTCCAAAGTCGAGTGCACACGTGAAGGAAAGTGGATATGGGGGAACCCCAGACGATGAAAAGGTTGAAACTCTTCCGTCTGAGGAAAAGCAGCGGAGAAAACGGAAACGAACAATAATGAATGATATGCAGGTGGAACTTGTTGAGAGAGCCCTATTGGATGAACCTGATATGCAGCGAAATGCAGCCTCAGTACAATCATGGGCTGAGAAATTAAGTTTTCAT GGTTCCGAGGTTACATGCGCACAGCTAAAAAATTG GTTAAACAATCGAAAAGCCAGGCTAGCCCGCACAGCTAAGGATGTTCGTGCGACACCAGAGGCTGACAATGCTTTGCCAGAAAGGCAAGCTGGGCGAGGACAAAGGTCCAACGTGTCCCCCGATAGTCCTGGTGGAGATGCTTCCACCCAACAAAATGCGAGGAGAGATCCTCAAATCATGTTGAGACCTGGTATTGGAGAGGTAGCCGAGAATAACGTGGTAGAAACAGTTGGCAGTTCTGCAGATTTTGCACAGTGCAAGCAAGGTGACTCTGTTGTGCTGGTAGGTGCAAATAGAGAGCAGATCGGAATAGGAAAGGTGTTTCAGGTGCGCGGCCAATGGTACGGTAGGAACTTGGAAGAGCTGAGGGCGTATGTCGTGGATGTTAAAGACCTTAAAGCTAGAAGATCAACAAGGCTTCCGCACCCGTCTATGGCCACCGGCGTTTCATTTGAGGAGGCAGAAACAAAGATTGGCGTGATGAGAGTGTTGTGGGATTCGAACATGACTTTCTTATATCGTCCTCAATGA
- the LOC137748526 gene encoding uncharacterized protein encodes MMALEQTEDMERTCEASLKCLHKGFPYNLKCNGNPIEGFPDLKDETSNHPVGDVPESDCPLGSEFLEPPTGCYNKPTYHHDFGYWSTFHNDSQKVQQYQMNAFESQFYPFPMENRFHYVPFNMFAQSYPNDFQFQDFQYFVVIDFEATCDKDRNPHPQEIIEFPSVIVSSMTGQLEACFQTYVRPTCNQLLSEFCKDLTGIQQIQVDRGVTLSEALLRHDKWLEKKGIKNTNFAVVTWSNWDCRVMLESECRFKKIRKPPYFNRWINLKVPFCEVFGGARCNLKDAVQMAGLAWQGRPHCGLDDAKNTARLLSLLMCRGFKFAITNSLVWQTADRPMTMKQSPEHMSPPHHPLKLKEMGVPVFHYHHPLCFCGVKSSRGMVRKPGPKQGSFFFGCGNWTATRGSRCHYFEWASA; translated from the exons ATGATGGCCCTTGAACAAACAG AAGATATGGAAAGGACCTGCGAGGCTTCCCTAAAATGCCTCCACAAGGGATTCCCGTACAACCTCAAGTGTAATGGGAATCCCATTGAAGGATTTCCAGATCTTAAAGATGAAACTAGTAATCATCCAGTTGGGGATGTTCCTGAATCAGACTGTCCATTGGGCAGCGAATTTCTTGAACCTCCAACTGGATGTTACAACAAACCTACCTACCATCATGATTTTGGATACTGGTCAACTTTCCATAATGACTCTCAAAAGGTGCAACAGTACCAGATGAATGCTTTTGAGAGCCAGTTTTATCCCTTTCCCATGGAAAATCGATTTCATTATGTTCCATTCAATATGTTTGCTCAAAGTTACCCAAATGACTTCCAGTTCCAAGACTTTCAGTATTTTGTGGTAATAGACTTTGAGGCTACCTGCGATAAGGATAGAAATCCCCATCCTCAAGAGATAATCGAGTTTCCATCTGTGATAGTGAGTAGCATGACAGGCCAACTGGAAGCATGTTTTCAGACTTATGTGAGACCAACATGCAACCAACTCTTGAGTGAGTTCTGTAAGGATCTGACAGGAATCCAGCAAATTCAG GTGGATAGAGGAGTTACCTTAAGCGAGGCCCTCCTAAGGCATGACAAATGGCTTGAGAAGAAGGGAATAAAAAACACCAACTTTGCTGTTGTGACATGGTCAAACTGGGACTGTCGGGTCATGTTGGAATCCGAATGTCGATTCAAGAAAATTCGAAAGCCTCCGTATTTTAACCG ATGGATCAACTTAAAGGTCCCTTTCTGTGAGGTTTTCGGTGGTGCTAGGTGCAACTTGAAGGACGCAGTTCAAATGGCAGGCTTGGCATGGCAGGGCCGTCCTCACTGTGGCCTGGATGATGCCAAAAACACCGCTCGCCTGCTTTCTCTTCTCATGTGCAGGGGTTTCAAATTTGCAATCACAAACTCACTGGTCTGGCAGACTGCTGACCGTCCTATGACAATGAAGCAATCCCCCGAGCACATGTCACCACCACACCACCCTCTGAAACTGAAGGAGATGGGTGTTCCCGTATTCCATTATCATCACCCATTATGTTTCTGTGGGGTGAAGAGCAGCAGAGGTATGGTCCGCAAGCCAGGGCCAAAGCAAGGGAGCTTCTTCTTTGGCTGCGGAAACTGGACCGCCACCAGAGGATCCCGTTGCCATTACTTCGAGTGGGCATCTGCATAA